The window CCTCCACGTTCCCGGCCTGCGCCAGCCGTTCGCTGCCGCTCTGGAGCGCCTCGGCCGTCCGGCGCGTCCAGGTCAGCCGCGTAACCGTGACCTTCTCGCGGACGGTCAGGCCCCCCAGCGCCCCGGCCACCAGCAGCCCCCCGAGCAGGTCGGGCAGCTCGCCCGGCCCGTGCAGCACGAGCGAGGCCAAAAAGCCCATGAGGTAGGCGGCGGGCGCCGTCCAGCGCAGCCCCCCGCCCAGCGGCCACGTCACCCCGGCCAACAGCAGCGCCGCGCCGATCAGCAGCCCCAGGTGTCCGACCAGCGCCGCGTATCCCAGAACGCCCAGCCCCAGCACCAGCCACAGGTACGTCAGCACGAGTCGGCGGTTCACGGGGCCACCATAGCACCTGGATGAAGACCTCCTAAATATAATTCCGTACATTCTCATGAGCGCTGCGGCGGGGCGGGCGCGCCGACTCAGCGCCCATTTTTCGGACTTCGCAGTAGACTGTCCCCTGCGAAGGAAGGAGCAGTTATTACGCTGCAAGCATAATGTGATAGACTGATTCCATTCCCGGCCCGCCGGGTTTCCCCTTCCTCTCGTCGTCAGCGAGCCCCCGTTCGGCTGACGCCCACAGACTGGAGCCTCATGACTGGAATCCATCCCGTTGACATCACCAGCGAAGTCAAGACCAACTTCATCAACTACGCGATGAACGTCATCGTGGACCGCGCGCTGCCCGACGTGCGTGACGGTCTCAAGCCCGTGCAGCGGCGGATCATGTACGCGATGCTGCTGGAGGGCCTCGCCCCCAACCACAAGCACGCCAAGAGCGCTTCCGTGGTCGGCGAGGTGATGAAGAAGTACCACCCGCACGGCGACACCTCCATCTACGACGCGATGGTCCGCCTGGGCCAGTGGTGGAACATGCGCTACGCACTGGTGGACCCGCAGGGCAACTTCGGCTCCATCGACGGCGACCCGCCCGCCGCCATGCGCTACACCGAAGCGCGCATGACGAAGGTGGCCGAGGAGGTCCTGGCCGACCTCGAAAAGGAAACCGTCGACCTCAAGCCCAACTACGACGAGACGACCGAGGAGCCCTCGGTGCTGCCGTCGGCGGTGCCCAACCTCCTGATCAACGGGGCGGCGGGCATCGCGGTGGGCATGGCGACGAACATCCCGCCGCACAACCTGACGGAGATCAGCAACGGGCTGCTCGCGCTGATCGACAACCCCAGCATCACGCTCGACGAGATGATGACGCACGTGCTGGGGCCGGACTTCCCGACCGGCGGGCGCATCAGCAGGCAGGGCATCCGCGAGGCGTACGCGACCGGGCACGCGGGGCTCAAGGTGCGCGGCAAGGCCCGCATCGACGAGAAGAACGGGAGAAGCCAGATCATCATCTCCGAGATCCCCTATCAGGTGAACAAGACGAACCTGATCCAGACGATCTCGGCGATGTACAAGGCGGGCAAGATCCCCGACATCTCGGCCCTGCGTGACGAGTCCGACCGCAAGGACCCGGTGCGCATCGTGATCGAGCTCAAGCGCGGCGCGATCCCCACCCTGGTCCTGAACCAGCTCTACAAGTACACCCAGCTCCAGTCCACCTTCACGGTCATCAACCTGAGCATCGTGAACGGCGAGCCGCGCGTGCTGCCGCTCATCGACACCATGCGCGCCTTCCTGGACCACCGCCGCGACGTGGTGACCCGGCGCACCGCCTACGACCTGCGCAAGGCCGAGGAACGCGCCCACGTGTTGGAGGGCCTGATCAAGGCGCTCGACCACATCGATGAGGTCATCTCGCTCATCCGGGGCAGCAACACGGGCGCCGAGGCGCGCGACGTGCTGATGGCCCGCTTCGGCCTCACCGAGATTCAGGCGCAGGCGATCCTCGACATGCGCCTCCAGCGCCTCGTGGGTCTGGAGCGCGAGAAGCTCATGAGCGAGTACGACGAGCTTCAGAAGACCATCGCGCGGCTGCGCTCCATCCTGGGCGACGTGAAGCTGCTGTGGCGCGAGATCAAGAAGGAGATCCGCGACATCCGCGACCGCTACGGCGACGACCGCCGCAGCACGATCACCGACCTGGAGGACGACATCTCCAAGGAGGACCTGATCGCCGTCGAGGACATGGTCATCACGATGACGAAGGCGGGGTACCTCAAGCGCACCAAGCTCGACGCCTACCGGGCGCAGGGCCGCGGCGGGCGCGGGTCGAGCGGCGGCAGGCTGCGCGAGGAGGACATCAACACGAGCGTCTTCGTGGGCTCCACGCACGACTACCTGCTGTTCTTCACGGACCAGGGCCGCGTCTTCCACGAGAAGATCTACGACCTGCCCGAGGCGGGCCGCGACGCCAAGGGCACCCACATCCGCAACCTGATCCCGGGGCTGCGCGAGGACGAGAACATCGCCTCGGTCCTCAGCGTGAAGGGCTTTGACGAGCCGGGCTGCTTCGTCTTCGCCACCAAGCGCGGCATGGTGAAAAAGACCCTGATCACCGAGTACGGCAACATCACCTCGGCGGGCCTGATCGCCATCAACCTCCAGCCCGGCGACGAGCTGATCGGCGTGGACATCCAGCGCGACGGCGACGACGTGGTCCTCGCCACCCGCGAGGGCCAGGCGATGCGCTTCGCGGCGACCGAGGTGCGCGACACCGGCCGCGCCACCCAGGGGGTCATCGGCATCCGCCTGCGCGAGGGTGACGAGGTCGTGAGCATGGCGCTGGTGCCCGGCGGCGACGAGGGCAGCGAGCTGCTGGCGGTCAGCGAGTACGGCCTGGGCAAGCGCACCCCGGTGAGCGACTACCCCAGCAAGGGGCGCGGCGGCCTGGGCGTGATCACCCTCGACGTGACCGACAAGACGGGCAAGCTGGTCGCCCTGACCCACGTGGCCGGGAACGAGGAGCTG is drawn from Deinococcus aerius and contains these coding sequences:
- the gyrA gene encoding DNA gyrase subunit A; translation: MTGIHPVDITSEVKTNFINYAMNVIVDRALPDVRDGLKPVQRRIMYAMLLEGLAPNHKHAKSASVVGEVMKKYHPHGDTSIYDAMVRLGQWWNMRYALVDPQGNFGSIDGDPPAAMRYTEARMTKVAEEVLADLEKETVDLKPNYDETTEEPSVLPSAVPNLLINGAAGIAVGMATNIPPHNLTEISNGLLALIDNPSITLDEMMTHVLGPDFPTGGRISRQGIREAYATGHAGLKVRGKARIDEKNGRSQIIISEIPYQVNKTNLIQTISAMYKAGKIPDISALRDESDRKDPVRIVIELKRGAIPTLVLNQLYKYTQLQSTFTVINLSIVNGEPRVLPLIDTMRAFLDHRRDVVTRRTAYDLRKAEERAHVLEGLIKALDHIDEVISLIRGSNTGAEARDVLMARFGLTEIQAQAILDMRLQRLVGLEREKLMSEYDELQKTIARLRSILGDVKLLWREIKKEIRDIRDRYGDDRRSTITDLEDDISKEDLIAVEDMVITMTKAGYLKRTKLDAYRAQGRGGRGSSGGRLREEDINTSVFVGSTHDYLLFFTDQGRVFHEKIYDLPEAGRDAKGTHIRNLIPGLREDENIASVLSVKGFDEPGCFVFATKRGMVKKTLITEYGNITSAGLIAINLQPGDELIGVDIQRDGDDVVLATREGQAMRFAATEVRDTGRATQGVIGIRLREGDEVVSMALVPGGDEGSELLAVSEYGLGKRTPVSDYPSKGRGGLGVITLDVTDKTGKLVALTHVAGNEELMVLTEKGTVIRTRVEEVRVTGRNAQGVRVINIGEKDRVISAFPIRREDEL